A genomic window from Macaca thibetana thibetana isolate TM-01 chromosome 16, ASM2454274v1, whole genome shotgun sequence includes:
- the C16H17orf78 gene encoding uncharacterized protein C17orf78 homolog isoform X2, translating into MDTILVFSLIIASYDANKKDLRDSSCQVEQLPGLFPKDVRSIRELQMQETHTETKRTTFIQNQTITTLQCLGSGSKVKVNLVYLERRPKVKHILKNLRIIAAPHRNSSASSSCHLIPTSKFQTGSLLTGKVSMPRSQGAVPMPAVVEMAKEGRPATWDS; encoded by the exons ATGGATACCATCTTGGTCTTCAGTCTAATCATTGCATCCTATGATGCCAACAAGAAAG ACCTGAGAGATAGCAGTTGCCAAGTGGAACAGCTGCCTGGGCTCTTCCCAAAGGACGTGAGAAgcatcagagaattgcaaatgCAAG AAACTCACACAGAAACCAAAAGGACAACATTCATTCAAAATCAGACTATAACTACCTTGCAGTGCCTTGGCTCTGGCAGCAAAGTAAAAGTCAACCTTGTATATTTGGAGAGAAGGCCAAAGGTCAAACATATTCTGAAGAACCTGAGAATCATTGCTGCTCCCCACAGAAACAGCTCTGCCTCCTCAAGCTGTCACCTAATTCCCACATCCAAGTTTCAGACTGGATCTCTACTAACAGGCAAAG TGTCAATGCCTAGGAGCCAGGGAGCTGTGCCAATGCCAGCGGTTGTGGAGATGGCAAAGGAAGGGAGGCCAGCCACCTGGGACAGCTGA
- the C16H17orf78 gene encoding uncharacterized protein C17orf78 homolog isoform X1 yields the protein MDTILVFSLIIASYDANKKDLRDSSCQVEQLPGLFPKDVRSIRELQMQETHTETKRTTFIQNQTITTLQCLGSGSKVKVNLVYLERRPKVKHILKNLRIIAAPHRNSSASSSCHLIPTSKFQTGSLLTGKAFLPGISQCKVYAVMGASSETFSTTTPSITPGNKEEKTTSTDTDENLEKRQKWSTVVKILIAVTLLLSGVAIIVFVIFEVPCPCQCLGARELCQCQRLWRWQRKGGQPPGTAEFKLDSQPQKESVGRDAANSSDPKKAAGITVIHQTYF from the exons ATGGATACCATCTTGGTCTTCAGTCTAATCATTGCATCCTATGATGCCAACAAGAAAG ACCTGAGAGATAGCAGTTGCCAAGTGGAACAGCTGCCTGGGCTCTTCCCAAAGGACGTGAGAAgcatcagagaattgcaaatgCAAG AAACTCACACAGAAACCAAAAGGACAACATTCATTCAAAATCAGACTATAACTACCTTGCAGTGCCTTGGCTCTGGCAGCAAAGTAAAAGTCAACCTTGTATATTTGGAGAGAAGGCCAAAGGTCAAACATATTCTGAAGAACCTGAGAATCATTGCTGCTCCCCACAGAAACAGCTCTGCCTCCTCAAGCTGTCACCTAATTCCCACATCCAAGTTTCAGACTGGATCTCTACTAACAGGCAAAG CTTTTTTACCAGGGATCTCACAATGTAAAGTCTATGCAGTGATGGGGGCTTCATCAGAGACTTTTTCCACCACTACCCCTTCTATAACTCCTgggaataaagaagagaaaactacaaGTACTG ACACAGATGAGAACctagagaagagacagaaatggAGTACTGTGGTCAAAATTCTGATTGCTGTCACCCTGTTGCTCAGTGGAGTTGCCATTATagtatttgtaatttttgaagTCCCATGCCCT TGTCAATGCCTAGGAGCCAGGGAGCTGTGCCAATGCCAGCGGTTGTGGAGATGGCAAAGGAAGGGAGGCCAGCCACCTGGGACAGCTGAATTCAAGCTTGACTCTCAGCCTCAGAAGGAAAGT GTTGGACGAGATGCTGCCAATTCATCAGACCCAAAGAAAGCTGCAGGGATCACTGTTATCCACCAGACATACTTCTAA